GTTCCCCGAGTTCGAGCAGGTGAAGTCGGAGTTCGCGCCCGGTATCATCCGCGTCATGGAGGTCCCGGGGGTAGGCCCCAAGCGGGCGCGGCTGCTCTACGACGAGCTGCAGGTGACCTCGGTGGAGGACCTCGAAGAGGCTCTGGCGGCCGGGCGTCTCGAGGGGCTGCCCGGCTTCGGAGCCAAGACCATCGAGAACGTCGCGGCCGGCATCGAGCGCGCCAAGGCGCACCACGAACGCATCCTGCTGATGGACGCGCTGCCGCTCGCCGAGCGCATGGCGGAGGAGCTTCGGCGCCTCCCCGGCGTCGTGCACGCGGAGCCGGCCGGCTCCATCCGCCGGATGCAGGAGACCATAGGCGACATAGACATCCTCGTCGCCGCCGAGGACCCTTCGGCCGTCATGGAGCAGGTCCGCTCGCTTCCGATGGTCGTGCGCGTGCTGGGCAGCGGCGGTACGAAGACGAGTGTGCTGGCCGCCAGCGGCCTGCAGGTCGACGTGCGGGCGGTGAGCCCCGAGACGTGGGGCGCCGCGCTGCAGTACTTCACGGGCAACAAGGACCACAACGTACGGGTCCGCGAGGTGGCCAAGCGCGCGGGGCTGAAGGTGAGCGAGTACGGTGTCTTCCGCGTCGAGACCGGGGAGCGCATCGCCGGAGCGACCGAGGAGGAGGTCTACGCCGCGCTGGGCATGGCCACGCCGCCGCCCGAGTACCGGCTCGGGTCGAGCGAGGTGGTCGAGGCGCTGGAGCACCGGCTTCCCCGGCTGGTCGAGCTCGGCGACATCCGCGGCGAGCTGCACGCCCACACGACGTCCACGGACAGCCGGTCCTCGGTGGAGGAGAACCGGGAGAAGGCCGCGAGGCTGGGCTACGAGTACGTCGCCGTGACCGACCACGCATACGAGCTGCGCATGGTGCGCGGCCTGTCGGTCGAGCAGCTCGAGGAGCAGTGGGCGCTGATCGACGCCGTGAACGGCGACGGCTGCGCGCCCCGTGTGCTCAAGGGGATCGAGCTCAACATCGCCGACGACGGCTCGGTGGACTACGCTCCGGAGGTGCTCGCGCGCTTCGATATCTGTCTGGCATCGATACACGCCGGGATGCGGCAGCCCAGAAAGCAGCTCACGGACAGACTGCTGCGCGCGATGGAGAACCCCTACGTCGACGTGATCTCGCACCTCACGGGGCGCATACTCGGGCGGCGCGACCCGATGGACCTCGACCTGGACGCGCTGTTCGCCAAGGCGGCGGAGAGCGGGACGATCCTGGAGATCAACTCGTACCCCGACCGCCTCGACCTGACCGACGCGCACATCCGCGCGGCCAGTCGCCTCGGCGTGAGGTTCTGCCTCGGCACGGACGCGCACTCCTCGGCGCACATGGACTTCATGTCCTACGGGGTGGCGATCGCCCGCCGCGCCGGCCTGACGCCCGACGATCTCCTCAACTGCCAGCCGCTGGACGGCGTCCCGGGTTGGCTCAAGCGGTCCCGCATCGCATGACGCCCCGTGACACGGCGCTCGTCGGAGCGTTCATCGTCAGTACTGTCGACCGGCCGGCTTGACGTACGATACGTCTCGCTGACGCGCCGGTGGAGGAGGGAGCCCAGTGCATCGCATGGGCGGCGGAGACCCCGAACGCGAGTCGTTCGCGCCGACGTGGGAGGAACGGTTCCCCCACGCGAGGGTGTTGCCCGAGTCGTTCTTCGCCCGTCCGACGGAAGAGGTCGCGCCCGAGCTCCTCGGCAAGGTGCTGGTGAGCAGGTCGGGAGGGGTCGTCACCGGAGGGCGCATCGTGGAGGTCGAGGCGTACCTCGGCGTGCACGACCCGGGGTCGCATGCGGCCACGAAGGGGGTCACGAACCGCAACGCGGTCATGTACGGGCCGCCGGGGAGGGCGTACGTGTACTTCACGTACGGGAACCACCACATGGTCAACCTCGTGTGCGAGGCGGAGGGTGTGGCCGGGGCCGTGCTCGTCCGCGCACTCGAGCCGCTGGCCGGTGTCGACGAGATGCGGCGGAGGCGCGGCGGGCGTCGGGACACGGAGGTCGCGAGCGGTCCGGGTCGCCTCGCCCAAGCGCTCGGCGTCGACCTGTCGGACAACGGTGCTCCTCTGGGGGAGGGGCGCCTCGCG
This is a stretch of genomic DNA from Coriobacteriia bacterium. It encodes these proteins:
- the polX gene encoding DNA polymerase/3'-5' exonuclease PolX, with the protein product MPEFDNAAVASMLDTMGDLLEVSGADKFRFLSYHKAANSIRAYPEPLSALAAEGRLTDVPGIGVKLAASIAEIFDRGTFPEFEQVKSEFAPGIIRVMEVPGVGPKRARLLYDELQVTSVEDLEEALAAGRLEGLPGFGAKTIENVAAGIERAKAHHERILLMDALPLAERMAEELRRLPGVVHAEPAGSIRRMQETIGDIDILVAAEDPSAVMEQVRSLPMVVRVLGSGGTKTSVLAASGLQVDVRAVSPETWGAALQYFTGNKDHNVRVREVAKRAGLKVSEYGVFRVETGERIAGATEEEVYAALGMATPPPEYRLGSSEVVEALEHRLPRLVELGDIRGELHAHTTSTDSRSSVEENREKAARLGYEYVAVTDHAYELRMVRGLSVEQLEEQWALIDAVNGDGCAPRVLKGIELNIADDGSVDYAPEVLARFDICLASIHAGMRQPRKQLTDRLLRAMENPYVDVISHLTGRILGRRDPMDLDLDALFAKAAESGTILEINSYPDRLDLTDAHIRAASRLGVRFCLGTDAHSSAHMDFMSYGVAIARRAGLTPDDLLNCQPLDGVPGWLKRSRIA
- a CDS encoding DNA-3-methyladenine glycosylase, coding for MGGGDPERESFAPTWEERFPHARVLPESFFARPTEEVAPELLGKVLVSRSGGVVTGGRIVEVEAYLGVHDPGSHAATKGVTNRNAVMYGPPGRAYVYFTYGNHHMVNLVCEAEGVAGAVLVRALEPLAGVDEMRRRRGGRRDTEVASGPGRLAQALGVDLSDNGAPLGEGRLAVLDAPLPSEAVRMSGRVGLSAGHELDLRFYLEGSRHVSRGRTGPPSRTSRTPVGHGPGGGAWRPH